A part of Diachasmimorpha longicaudata isolate KC_UGA_2023 chromosome 11, iyDiaLong2, whole genome shotgun sequence genomic DNA contains:
- the LOC135167348 gene encoding KH domain-containing, RNA-binding, signal transduction-associated protein 3-like isoform X3, translating to MTDKSSNGDYKYQMDDEGGGAGSGGEDQPRIPLEKDRDEKDHQTDKVGEYMRELLAEKLALDPQKWPNALRLIDQEIQKTQAIGKPIRDPKYVDIYREKPIRVSVKVLVPVREHPKFNFVGKLLGPKGNSMKRLQEETMCKMAVLGRGSMKDRQKEEECRQSLDPKYAHLADDLHVEIAALAPPAEAHARIAFALAEVRKYLIPDNNDNIRQEQMREMELSMSDDPGSSDERRPSSRSAGILRPSSRPAPPRSSRAMLPPPSSRGPITRPVPAKTKVFSILDRARVAMDQSYGLSGDRYEDPAPHPPPSRSHHDYDYHGSSSSSSRYDRHYSPPSSAYRDDVYSSSRYSTYDYDDDPPPHSSHDYYDSSDYPEESSGRAWKSYKTTTTSGSASRYRSAPYTRPSKKRRLHGSSKTHNRSVSSDKETAKYCLEYD from the exons ATGACTGATAAATCAAGTAACGGTGATTACAAGTATCAGATGGACGACGAAGGAGGTGGAGCTGGAAGTGGTGGTGAGGATCAGCCGAGAATACCTCTGGAAAAGGATCGAGACGAGAAGGATCATCAGACGGACAAAGTTGGGGAGTATATGAGGGAGTTACTCGCTGAGAAACTTGCACTTGATCCCCAGAAGTGGCCCAATGCCCTGCGCCTCATCGACCAAG AGATTCAGAAGACACAGGCCATTGGAAAACCAATTCGGGACCCTAAGTATGTGGATATCTACAGGGAGAAACCGATCAGGGTGTCTGTCAAGGTCCTAGTTCCCGTGCGAGAACATCCGAAG TTCAactttgttggaaaattattggggCCAAAGGGTAACTCAATGAAACGTCTCCAAGAGGAAACCATGTGTAAAATGGCGGTATTGGGCCGTGGATCGATGAAAGACAGACAAAAG GAGGAGGAATGCAGACAATCCCTGGACCCAAAATACGCTCACCTTGCTGACGATCTTCACGTGGAAATAGCAGCCCTTGCACCACCAGCCGAGGCCCATGCTAGAATTGCATTCGCTCTCGCCGAAGTGCGAAAGTACCTCATACCGGACAACAACGATAACATCAGACAGGAGCAGATGAGGGAGATGGAGCTCAGCATGTCGGATGATCCTGGCTCCAGTGATGAGAGACGACCCAGTTCAAGATCCGCCGGGATCCTGAGACCGAGCAGCCGACCTGCACCCCCCAGGTCCTCTCGAg CTATGCTACCGCCTCCATCCTCTCGTGGACCAATAACTCGTCCTGTACCCGCAAAAACCAAGGTGTTTTCCATTCTGGATCGTGCCAGAGTGGCCATGGATCAGAGTTACGG tCTCTCTGGGGATAGATACGAGGATCCGGCACCACATCCACCACCCAGCCGATCTCACCACGACTATGATTACCATGGATCAtccagcagcagcagcagatATGATCGGCACTATTCGCCTCCTTCCTC GGCTTATAGAGACGATGTCTACTCCTCTTCAAGATACAGCACGTATGATTATGATGATGATCCACCACCACACTCGTCTCATGATTACTATGACAGCTCTGATTATCCGG AGGAATCTTCCGGCAGAGCTTGGAAATCGTACAAGACAACGACGACCTCTGGTTCCGCGTCACGCTATCGTTCAGCCCCATACACACGACCTAGCAA GAAAAGGAGATTACATGGCAGCTCCAAAACACATAATCGCTCTGTTAGTAGCGATAAAGAGACCGCGAAG TATTGCTTGGAATATGACTGA
- the LOC135167348 gene encoding KH domain-containing, RNA-binding, signal transduction-associated protein 3-like isoform X1, with amino-acid sequence MTDKSSNGDYKYQMDDEGGGAGSGGEDQPRIPLEKDRDEKDHQTDKVGEYMRELLAEKLALDPQKWPNALRLIDQEIQKTQAIGKPIRDPKYVDIYREKPIRVSVKVLVPVREHPKFNFVGKLLGPKGNSMKRLQEETMCKMAVLGRGSMKDRQKEEECRQSLDPKYAHLADDLHVEIAALAPPAEAHARIAFALAEVRKYLIPDNNDNIRQEQMREMELSMSDDPGSSDERRPSSRSAGILRPSSRPAPPRSSRAMLPPPSSRGPITRPVPAKTKVFSILDRARVAMDQSYGLSGDRYEDPAPHPPPSRSHHDYDYHGSSSSSSRYDRHYSPPSSAYRDDVYSSSRYSTYDYDDDPPPHSSHDYYDSSDYPEESSGRAWKSYKTTTTSGSASRYRSAPYTRPSKKRRLHGSSKTHNRSVSSDKETAKVSNNKCMNGNSC; translated from the exons ATGACTGATAAATCAAGTAACGGTGATTACAAGTATCAGATGGACGACGAAGGAGGTGGAGCTGGAAGTGGTGGTGAGGATCAGCCGAGAATACCTCTGGAAAAGGATCGAGACGAGAAGGATCATCAGACGGACAAAGTTGGGGAGTATATGAGGGAGTTACTCGCTGAGAAACTTGCACTTGATCCCCAGAAGTGGCCCAATGCCCTGCGCCTCATCGACCAAG AGATTCAGAAGACACAGGCCATTGGAAAACCAATTCGGGACCCTAAGTATGTGGATATCTACAGGGAGAAACCGATCAGGGTGTCTGTCAAGGTCCTAGTTCCCGTGCGAGAACATCCGAAG TTCAactttgttggaaaattattggggCCAAAGGGTAACTCAATGAAACGTCTCCAAGAGGAAACCATGTGTAAAATGGCGGTATTGGGCCGTGGATCGATGAAAGACAGACAAAAG GAGGAGGAATGCAGACAATCCCTGGACCCAAAATACGCTCACCTTGCTGACGATCTTCACGTGGAAATAGCAGCCCTTGCACCACCAGCCGAGGCCCATGCTAGAATTGCATTCGCTCTCGCCGAAGTGCGAAAGTACCTCATACCGGACAACAACGATAACATCAGACAGGAGCAGATGAGGGAGATGGAGCTCAGCATGTCGGATGATCCTGGCTCCAGTGATGAGAGACGACCCAGTTCAAGATCCGCCGGGATCCTGAGACCGAGCAGCCGACCTGCACCCCCCAGGTCCTCTCGAg CTATGCTACCGCCTCCATCCTCTCGTGGACCAATAACTCGTCCTGTACCCGCAAAAACCAAGGTGTTTTCCATTCTGGATCGTGCCAGAGTGGCCATGGATCAGAGTTACGG tCTCTCTGGGGATAGATACGAGGATCCGGCACCACATCCACCACCCAGCCGATCTCACCACGACTATGATTACCATGGATCAtccagcagcagcagcagatATGATCGGCACTATTCGCCTCCTTCCTC GGCTTATAGAGACGATGTCTACTCCTCTTCAAGATACAGCACGTATGATTATGATGATGATCCACCACCACACTCGTCTCATGATTACTATGACAGCTCTGATTATCCGG AGGAATCTTCCGGCAGAGCTTGGAAATCGTACAAGACAACGACGACCTCTGGTTCCGCGTCACGCTATCGTTCAGCCCCATACACACGACCTAGCAA GAAAAGGAGATTACATGGCAGCTCCAAAACACATAATCGCTCTGTTAGTAGCGATAAAGAGACCGCGAAGGTATCTAACAATAAATGCATGAATGGCAACAGTTGTTGA
- the LOC135167359 gene encoding KH domain-containing, RNA-binding, signal transduction-associated protein 2-like isoform X1, with protein MAYTMQESSTVAGGGCSRSATGVNRNSIVGGNCDGVERRMVDITRDKPIKVAVRVQVPVRDHPKFNFVGKLLGPKGNSLKRLQEESGCKMAVLGRGSMKDRQKEEELRASGDPKFSHLAEDLHVEISAYATPAEAHARIAYALVEVRRFLVPDYNDDIRQEQMWEMQMMNCTENSQDELSSPETNSEPTSSPISSTTGQPSEPQEICKTSGNSPHSITSGRKRPLVPGNRPAMSPTKRTVMSLLARARAAQNKEHLQPAQIVAHPQSPTVHQTTLTMIPQAPNQSTTHTVPQVPRIQLIGQTVAQHQTSRRQTIIPPHSQHQILSPAIGLIHAQRTAGGPTVLPLLREDLVAGVNLV; from the exons ATGGCATACACAATGCAGG AGTCGAGCACTGTGGCTGGGGGTGGTTGTAGCAGAAGTGCCACTGGCGTAAATCGCAACAGCATCGTGGGAGGAAATTGCGATGGGGTGGAACGACGAATGGTAGACATTACCAGAGATAAGCCGATCAAAGTTGCCGTGAGGGTGCAAGTACCTGTTCGAGATCATCCCAAG TTTAATTTCGTTGGGAAATTGTTGGGACCAAAGGGGAATTCGTTGAAACGCCTTCAGGAGGAGAGTGGCTGCAAAATGGCTGTACTTGGGCGCGGATCTATGAAAGATCGGCAAaag GAGGAGGAGTTACGTGCCAGTGGTGACCCAAAGTTCTCTCATCTTGCAGAGGATCTTCACGTGGAAATAAGCGCCTATGCGACACCAGCTGAGGCACATGCTCGAATCGCCTACGCCCTCGTGGAAGTCCGACGTTTCCTCGTACCC GATTACAATGATGACATACGACAGGAGCAGATGTGGGAAATGCAGATGATGAACTGTACGGAAAATAGCCAGGATGAATTATCAAGTCCAGAGACTAATTCAGAACCAACTAGCTCACCAATTTCCAGCACAACTGGACAGCCATCGGAACCCCAGGAGATATGCAAAACTTCAGGGAATTCACCCCATTCCATAACATCGg GTCGAAAGAGGCCTTTGGTCCCGGGAAATCGACCTGCCATGTCCCCAACAAAAAGAACAGTCATGTCACTGCTAGCCCGAGCAAGAGCAGCTCAGAATAAAGAGCACCTGCAGCCAGCCCAGATCGTTGCTCATCCCCAGTCACCGACTGTCCATCAGACAACCCTAACAATGATTCCACAAGCTCCAAATCAGTCTACAACTCATACAGTACCACAAGTACCCCGAATTCAATTAATCGGTCAGACAGTGGCACAACATCAAACGTCAAGGAGACAGACAATTATTCCACCTCATTCGCAACATCAGATTCTGTCACCTGCAATAGGGCTCATCCATGCGCA GAGGACCGCCGGTGGGCCAACGGTGCTTCCACTTCTACGAGAGGACCTCGTTGCCGGAGTGAATTTGGTTTAA
- the LOC135167348 gene encoding KH domain-containing, RNA-binding, signal transduction-associated protein 3-like isoform X4, whose translation MTDKSSNGDYKYQMDDEGGGAGSGGEDQPRIPLEKDRDEKDHQTDKVGEYMRELLAEKLALDPQKWPNALRLIDQEIQKTQAIGKPIRDPKYVDIYREKPIRVSVKVLVPVREHPKFNFVGKLLGPKGNSMKRLQEETMCKMAVLGRGSMKDRQKEEECRQSLDPKYAHLADDLHVEIAALAPPAEAHARIAFALAEVRKYLIPDNNDNIRQEQMREMELSMSDDPGSSDERRPSSRSAGILRPSSRPAPPRSSRAMLPPPSSRGPITRPVPAKTKVFSILDRARVAMDQSYGYEDPAPHPPPSRSHHDYDYHGSSSSSSRYDRHYSPPSSAYRDDVYSSSRYSTYDYDDDPPPHSSHDYYDSSDYPEESSGRAWKSYKTTTTSGSASRYRSAPYTRPSK comes from the exons ATGACTGATAAATCAAGTAACGGTGATTACAAGTATCAGATGGACGACGAAGGAGGTGGAGCTGGAAGTGGTGGTGAGGATCAGCCGAGAATACCTCTGGAAAAGGATCGAGACGAGAAGGATCATCAGACGGACAAAGTTGGGGAGTATATGAGGGAGTTACTCGCTGAGAAACTTGCACTTGATCCCCAGAAGTGGCCCAATGCCCTGCGCCTCATCGACCAAG AGATTCAGAAGACACAGGCCATTGGAAAACCAATTCGGGACCCTAAGTATGTGGATATCTACAGGGAGAAACCGATCAGGGTGTCTGTCAAGGTCCTAGTTCCCGTGCGAGAACATCCGAAG TTCAactttgttggaaaattattggggCCAAAGGGTAACTCAATGAAACGTCTCCAAGAGGAAACCATGTGTAAAATGGCGGTATTGGGCCGTGGATCGATGAAAGACAGACAAAAG GAGGAGGAATGCAGACAATCCCTGGACCCAAAATACGCTCACCTTGCTGACGATCTTCACGTGGAAATAGCAGCCCTTGCACCACCAGCCGAGGCCCATGCTAGAATTGCATTCGCTCTCGCCGAAGTGCGAAAGTACCTCATACCGGACAACAACGATAACATCAGACAGGAGCAGATGAGGGAGATGGAGCTCAGCATGTCGGATGATCCTGGCTCCAGTGATGAGAGACGACCCAGTTCAAGATCCGCCGGGATCCTGAGACCGAGCAGCCGACCTGCACCCCCCAGGTCCTCTCGAg CTATGCTACCGCCTCCATCCTCTCGTGGACCAATAACTCGTCCTGTACCCGCAAAAACCAAGGTGTTTTCCATTCTGGATCGTGCCAGAGTGGCCATGGATCAGAGTTACGG ATACGAGGATCCGGCACCACATCCACCACCCAGCCGATCTCACCACGACTATGATTACCATGGATCAtccagcagcagcagcagatATGATCGGCACTATTCGCCTCCTTCCTC GGCTTATAGAGACGATGTCTACTCCTCTTCAAGATACAGCACGTATGATTATGATGATGATCCACCACCACACTCGTCTCATGATTACTATGACAGCTCTGATTATCCGG AGGAATCTTCCGGCAGAGCTTGGAAATCGTACAAGACAACGACGACCTCTGGTTCCGCGTCACGCTATCGTTCAGCCCCATACACACGACCTAGCAAGTAA
- the LOC135167348 gene encoding KH domain-containing, RNA-binding, signal transduction-associated protein 3-like isoform X2: MTDKSSNGDYKYQMDDEGGGAGSGGEDQPRIPLEKDRDEKDHQTDKVGEYMRELLAEKLALDPQKWPNALRLIDQEIQKTQAIGKPIRDPKYVDIYREKPIRVSVKVLVPVREHPKFNFVGKLLGPKGNSMKRLQEETMCKMAVLGRGSMKDRQKEEECRQSLDPKYAHLADDLHVEIAALAPPAEAHARIAFALAEVRKYLIPDNNDNIRQEQMREMELSMSDDPGSSDERRPSSRSAGILRPSSRPAPPRSSRAMLPPPSSRGPITRPVPAKTKVFSILDRARVAMDQSYGYEDPAPHPPPSRSHHDYDYHGSSSSSSRYDRHYSPPSSAYRDDVYSSSRYSTYDYDDDPPPHSSHDYYDSSDYPEESSGRAWKSYKTTTTSGSASRYRSAPYTRPSKKRRLHGSSKTHNRSVSSDKETAKVSNNKCMNGNSC, encoded by the exons ATGACTGATAAATCAAGTAACGGTGATTACAAGTATCAGATGGACGACGAAGGAGGTGGAGCTGGAAGTGGTGGTGAGGATCAGCCGAGAATACCTCTGGAAAAGGATCGAGACGAGAAGGATCATCAGACGGACAAAGTTGGGGAGTATATGAGGGAGTTACTCGCTGAGAAACTTGCACTTGATCCCCAGAAGTGGCCCAATGCCCTGCGCCTCATCGACCAAG AGATTCAGAAGACACAGGCCATTGGAAAACCAATTCGGGACCCTAAGTATGTGGATATCTACAGGGAGAAACCGATCAGGGTGTCTGTCAAGGTCCTAGTTCCCGTGCGAGAACATCCGAAG TTCAactttgttggaaaattattggggCCAAAGGGTAACTCAATGAAACGTCTCCAAGAGGAAACCATGTGTAAAATGGCGGTATTGGGCCGTGGATCGATGAAAGACAGACAAAAG GAGGAGGAATGCAGACAATCCCTGGACCCAAAATACGCTCACCTTGCTGACGATCTTCACGTGGAAATAGCAGCCCTTGCACCACCAGCCGAGGCCCATGCTAGAATTGCATTCGCTCTCGCCGAAGTGCGAAAGTACCTCATACCGGACAACAACGATAACATCAGACAGGAGCAGATGAGGGAGATGGAGCTCAGCATGTCGGATGATCCTGGCTCCAGTGATGAGAGACGACCCAGTTCAAGATCCGCCGGGATCCTGAGACCGAGCAGCCGACCTGCACCCCCCAGGTCCTCTCGAg CTATGCTACCGCCTCCATCCTCTCGTGGACCAATAACTCGTCCTGTACCCGCAAAAACCAAGGTGTTTTCCATTCTGGATCGTGCCAGAGTGGCCATGGATCAGAGTTACGG ATACGAGGATCCGGCACCACATCCACCACCCAGCCGATCTCACCACGACTATGATTACCATGGATCAtccagcagcagcagcagatATGATCGGCACTATTCGCCTCCTTCCTC GGCTTATAGAGACGATGTCTACTCCTCTTCAAGATACAGCACGTATGATTATGATGATGATCCACCACCACACTCGTCTCATGATTACTATGACAGCTCTGATTATCCGG AGGAATCTTCCGGCAGAGCTTGGAAATCGTACAAGACAACGACGACCTCTGGTTCCGCGTCACGCTATCGTTCAGCCCCATACACACGACCTAGCAA GAAAAGGAGATTACATGGCAGCTCCAAAACACATAATCGCTCTGTTAGTAGCGATAAAGAGACCGCGAAGGTATCTAACAATAAATGCATGAATGGCAACAGTTGTTGA
- the LOC135167359 gene encoding KH domain-containing, RNA-binding, signal transduction-associated protein 2-like isoform X2: MVDITRDKPIKVAVRVQVPVRDHPKFNFVGKLLGPKGNSLKRLQEESGCKMAVLGRGSMKDRQKEEELRASGDPKFSHLAEDLHVEISAYATPAEAHARIAYALVEVRRFLVPDYNDDIRQEQMWEMQMMNCTENSQDELSSPETNSEPTSSPISSTTGQPSEPQEICKTSGNSPHSITSGRKRPLVPGNRPAMSPTKRTVMSLLARARAAQNKEHLQPAQIVAHPQSPTVHQTTLTMIPQAPNQSTTHTVPQVPRIQLIGQTVAQHQTSRRQTIIPPHSQHQILSPAIGLIHAQRTAGGPTVLPLLREDLVAGVNLV; encoded by the exons ATGGTAGACATTACCAGAGATAAGCCGATCAAAGTTGCCGTGAGGGTGCAAGTACCTGTTCGAGATCATCCCAAG TTTAATTTCGTTGGGAAATTGTTGGGACCAAAGGGGAATTCGTTGAAACGCCTTCAGGAGGAGAGTGGCTGCAAAATGGCTGTACTTGGGCGCGGATCTATGAAAGATCGGCAAaag GAGGAGGAGTTACGTGCCAGTGGTGACCCAAAGTTCTCTCATCTTGCAGAGGATCTTCACGTGGAAATAAGCGCCTATGCGACACCAGCTGAGGCACATGCTCGAATCGCCTACGCCCTCGTGGAAGTCCGACGTTTCCTCGTACCC GATTACAATGATGACATACGACAGGAGCAGATGTGGGAAATGCAGATGATGAACTGTACGGAAAATAGCCAGGATGAATTATCAAGTCCAGAGACTAATTCAGAACCAACTAGCTCACCAATTTCCAGCACAACTGGACAGCCATCGGAACCCCAGGAGATATGCAAAACTTCAGGGAATTCACCCCATTCCATAACATCGg GTCGAAAGAGGCCTTTGGTCCCGGGAAATCGACCTGCCATGTCCCCAACAAAAAGAACAGTCATGTCACTGCTAGCCCGAGCAAGAGCAGCTCAGAATAAAGAGCACCTGCAGCCAGCCCAGATCGTTGCTCATCCCCAGTCACCGACTGTCCATCAGACAACCCTAACAATGATTCCACAAGCTCCAAATCAGTCTACAACTCATACAGTACCACAAGTACCCCGAATTCAATTAATCGGTCAGACAGTGGCACAACATCAAACGTCAAGGAGACAGACAATTATTCCACCTCATTCGCAACATCAGATTCTGTCACCTGCAATAGGGCTCATCCATGCGCA GAGGACCGCCGGTGGGCCAACGGTGCTTCCACTTCTACGAGAGGACCTCGTTGCCGGAGTGAATTTGGTTTAA
- the LOC135167370 gene encoding ubiquitin thioesterase otubain-like, with protein MGDTSMNNPSENLVNQDELILQQQRSIEKEISESIPLVGEKESLKSLEREYEEDEVYLSKARALGQKYSYIRRTRPDGNCFFRAFSYAYLERLIQNKDEYDKFRELASKSKDNLVALGFPQFTVEDFHDTFMEVIEKVGDGTEASSAELHKFFNEQGYSDYIVVYLRLITSGQLQKEADFYQNFIEGGRTVVEFCHQEVEPMYKESDHIHIIAMSTALGTGVRVRYMDRGAGTEVTAHDFPEGSTPAVHLLYRPGHYDILYP; from the exons ATGGGCGACACATCGATGAATAATCCCAGTGAAAATTTAG tcaatcAAGATGAACTCATCCTTCAGCAACAAAGGAGTATCGAAAAAGAG ATATCCGAATCAATACCTCTAGTGGGCGAAAAGGAATCACTGAAGAGCCTGGAGAGGGAGTACGAGGAGGATGAGGTTTATCTGTCAAAGGCTAGGGCACTTGGACAAAAGTATTCCTACATTAGGAGAACTAGACCCGAtggtaattgtttttttcgtgCATTCAGTTATGCTTATCTCGAGAGACTAATACAGAATAAAGATGAGTATGACAAGTTTCGTGAGCTCGCATCAAAGAGTAAGGATAATTTAGTTGCACTGGGATTTCCACAGTTCACGGTGGAAGACTTTCATGACACG TTTATGGAAGTCATTGAGAAGGTTGGCGATGGTACAGAGGCCAGCAGTGCTGaattacataaattttttaacgagCAGGGTTATTCAGATTATATTGTTGTTTATCTTAGACTAATCACCTCTGGTCAATTGCAAAAAGAAGCTGATTTTTACCAGAATTTCATTGAGGGTGGTAGGACTGTCGTCGAATTTTGTCATCAG gaAGTGGAACCAATGTATAAGGAGTCCGATCACATTCATATCATCGCAATGAGTACAGCCCTCGGTACAGGGGTACGAGTACGTTACATGGACCGTGGGGCTGGAACCGAAGTGACTGCCCATGATTTTCCGGAAGGCTCAACACCAGCTGTACATTTATTATATCGTCCAGGTCACTATGACATTCTATATCCCTGA